In Cicer arietinum cultivar CDC Frontier isolate Library 1 chromosome 1, Cicar.CDCFrontier_v2.0, whole genome shotgun sequence, one DNA window encodes the following:
- the LOC101515378 gene encoding protein DOG1-like 4, whose protein sequence is MTTTTTFAQFYDSWFDQFHCLVQQLNTPNQTDAEELIRKVMSHHEDYYNAKSMAAEKDPLHVLASPWATTLERSLYWIAGWRPTTAFHLIYTESSLLFESHIIDILRGLRTGDLGDLSPTQFRRVSDLQCDTVKEENAITEELSEWQDNASELMGSEDDINENIGRLVCIIKKADDLRLRTLRSVVEFLSPQQAIEFLIASAELLVGIRGWGLNHDRSRPRPS, encoded by the exons ATGACGACGACAACAACCTTCGCACAATTCTACGACTCATGGTTCGACCAATTCCACTGTTTAGTCCAACAACTCAACACGCCAAACCAAACAGACGCAGAGGAACTTATCCGGAAGGTGATGTCCCACCATGAGGACTACTACAATGCAAAATCAATGGCTGCGGAGAAAGATCCTCTCCACGTGTTAGCATCTCCATGGGCCACAACACTTGAAAGATCACTTTATTGGATCGCAGGGTGGAGACCCACTACAGCATTTCACCTCATATACACTGAATCATCTCTCCTATTTGAGTCTCACATTATTGATATTCTTCGTGGACTCCGTACCGGTGATCTTGGTGATCTCTCCCCAACTCAGTTCCGTCGTGTCAGCGACTTGCAATGTGACACT GTGAAGGAAGAGAATGCAATAACAGAGGAGTTATCAGAGTGGCAGGACAATGCGAGCGAGTTGATGGGTTCAGAAGATGATATCAACGAGAATATCGGACGACTGGTATGCATTATAAAGAAAGCGGATGATCTACGGCTGAGGACGTTGCGCAGTGTGGTCGAGTTTTTGTCGCCACAACAGGCTATCGAGTTCTTGATTGCCTCAGCTGAGTTGCTTGTTGGGATACGTGGTTGGGGATTGAATCACGACCGTTCACGGCCTAGGCCATCATGA